Proteins from a single region of Bogoriella caseilytica:
- a CDS encoding PLD nuclease N-terminal domain-containing protein — MLRLLPVFLAVAIWVYALVDCARTPEDEMPYRVPKVVWIILVVVFPFVGAVAWIIVSRVARSQNGGGSGVWSSGPPKPGRPSAPSGPRAPDDDPEFLFRIEQRRRREAAAERRRQAEKRGEKPGHDSAGGGDAREGGAPGTGAHGGSADEPGEGNPGPSGGSAPDVDSSR, encoded by the coding sequence ATGCTCCGCTTGCTCCCCGTCTTCCTCGCCGTCGCGATCTGGGTCTACGCCCTCGTCGATTGCGCGCGGACGCCTGAGGACGAGATGCCCTACCGCGTGCCCAAGGTCGTCTGGATCATCCTCGTGGTGGTCTTCCCCTTCGTCGGTGCCGTGGCATGGATCATCGTGAGCCGAGTCGCGCGTTCGCAGAACGGCGGCGGGTCCGGCGTGTGGAGCTCCGGGCCGCCGAAGCCTGGGCGCCCCAGCGCGCCCTCGGGGCCTAGGGCCCCCGATGACGACCCCGAGTTCCTCTTCCGGATCGAGCAGCGACGGCGGCGAGAAGCGGCGGCCGAACGCCGCCGGCAGGCGGAGAAGCGCGGTGAGAAGCCTGGGCACGACTCCGCAGGTGGCGGTGACGCCCGCGAGGGTGGCGCCCCGGGCACCGGCGCTCATGGCGGCTCTGCCGATGAGCCCGGCGAGGGCAACCCCGGTCCCTCCGGCGGCAGCGCGCCCGACGTCGACAGCTCCCGATGA
- a CDS encoding DUF4229 domain-containing protein, whose translation MLYTLIRVGLILAAGVLLSLAGLRSWLLWITAILVGAMVSFLLLRRQTAEFSQSLTSLTPRRTAGRQAAQDAAAEDALVDQAAESEGDRAPRVGAAESEGGRGNQGDGEEDSVNQDQKPRP comes from the coding sequence GTGCTCTACACCCTGATCCGGGTGGGCCTGATCCTCGCAGCAGGCGTGCTCCTCTCCCTGGCGGGTCTGCGCTCCTGGCTGCTGTGGATCACCGCGATCCTGGTGGGTGCGATGGTCTCCTTCCTGCTCCTGCGCCGTCAGACGGCCGAGTTCTCGCAGTCACTGACCAGCCTGACACCTCGGCGGACAGCAGGCCGGCAGGCCGCGCAGGATGCCGCCGCAGAGGATGCGCTGGTGGACCAGGCCGCCGAAAGCGAGGGAGACCGTGCGCCGCGCGTCGGCGCGGCCGAGTCAGAAGGTGGCCGGGGGAATCAGGGCGATGGTGAGGAAGATTCCGTAAACCAGGACCAGAAGCCCCGTCCCTGA
- the ccsB gene encoding c-type cytochrome biogenesis protein CcsB, whose protein sequence is MTDLALASLNLVYGAMAAYTVALVAFAIDLSGLRDRGPVPVTERPRRAAGIAVATTWLGAALHLGAVVSRAVATTRAPWANMYEFTLVSTFVAVAILLWMLRMRRDMRFLGVFVVGPTLLLLGVAVAVLYVQADDVMPALQSYWLVIHVSVATIATGVVTVAATLSVLQLVQERAERNRIEAAARLDPAEAVPTSSAAPAAAGTGTGILSGQPTDRTSWQDDVESATSRTGALESGAAKQAPARKLMSHLPSSADFERLAFRLNAIGFMLWTFTIIAGAIWAEHAWGRPWGWDPKETWSLIVWVIYAAYLHARSTRGWEGRGAAVLSILGFLAVMSNYFLVNLIFDSLHSYSGIG, encoded by the coding sequence ATGACCGATCTCGCCCTGGCGAGCCTCAACCTTGTCTACGGTGCGATGGCCGCCTACACCGTGGCTCTGGTGGCCTTCGCCATCGACCTCTCCGGGTTGCGGGACCGCGGGCCTGTGCCCGTGACCGAGCGTCCCCGGCGCGCCGCCGGGATCGCGGTGGCCACCACCTGGCTCGGTGCCGCCCTGCATCTCGGCGCGGTGGTCTCCCGGGCGGTCGCCACCACCCGCGCTCCGTGGGCGAACATGTACGAGTTCACCCTCGTCTCGACTTTCGTGGCCGTCGCGATCCTGCTCTGGATGCTGCGGATGCGCCGCGACATGCGTTTCCTCGGCGTCTTCGTGGTGGGTCCGACACTGCTGCTGCTCGGTGTGGCCGTGGCCGTGCTGTACGTCCAGGCCGACGACGTCATGCCGGCGCTGCAGTCCTACTGGCTGGTCATCCATGTGTCCGTGGCCACCATTGCCACCGGTGTGGTCACGGTGGCTGCCACGCTGTCGGTGTTGCAGCTGGTCCAGGAACGGGCCGAGCGCAACCGGATCGAGGCCGCGGCCCGGCTCGATCCGGCCGAGGCGGTGCCCACCAGCTCGGCCGCCCCGGCCGCCGCCGGGACGGGAACCGGCATTCTCAGCGGACAGCCCACCGACCGCACCAGCTGGCAGGACGATGTCGAGAGCGCCACCAGCCGCACCGGCGCCCTCGAGTCCGGCGCAGCCAAGCAGGCCCCGGCGCGCAAGCTCATGAGCCACCTGCCCAGCTCGGCCGACTTCGAGCGCCTGGCCTTCCGGCTCAATGCGATCGGCTTCATGCTGTGGACCTTCACGATCATTGCGGGTGCCATCTGGGCCGAGCACGCCTGGGGCCGGCCCTGGGGCTGGGACCCCAAGGAGACCTGGTCGCTGATCGTCTGGGTCATCTACGCGGCCTACCTGCATGCGCGCTCGACCCGCGGATGGGAGGGGCGTGGCGCAGCCGTGCTCTCGATCCTCGGCTTCCTCGCCGTGATGTCGAACTACTTCCTCGTGAACCTCATCTTCGACTCCCTGCACTCGTACTCGGGAATCGGCTGA
- the resB gene encoding cytochrome c biogenesis protein ResB, producing MELGLLGWLRWMWRQLTSMRVAIMLLLLLAVAALPGSIIPQVTHDPTGVAQYHQDSPRLAEWLDRLGFFDVYASPWFGAVYLLLFISLIGCIVPRTAVHFRALRAAPPKVPSRLSRFPVRREATVEGSRETVEAGLVTALRRGPLGLPRYRTTVSPEGISAERGYLRETGNIVFHLSLVALLVIFGLGQVFSYRGQAIVIEGQSFANSVVDYDSFEAGRFFDPNSLEPFTFTLEEFRSEFTPDAQARDFAADLTVYEPDGSVREEVLEVNHPVGAAGARVYLSGNGYAPVITVEDGAGEVAFSGAVPFLPEDFVYTSRGVIKVPDVSAGQEQLGLTGALLPTAVVEEDGSGARSLHPQPNNPLLVLTLWAGDLGLDAGIPQNVYVLDTEDMRQIYEPQPDGAAGSAEDGQRPVTLFLEPGATVELPEGLGTITWDGLPRFAALDLRYDPTMPYLLAAAILSMAGLFASLFTARRRLWVRLDEQGGCVQVEAAALARGDDAGLAKDLDRVLHAVGIEPPHDERHQP from the coding sequence ATGGAACTGGGACTTCTCGGATGGCTACGCTGGATGTGGCGCCAGCTCACCAGCATGCGCGTGGCCATCATGCTGCTGCTCCTGCTCGCCGTGGCCGCACTGCCCGGCTCGATCATCCCGCAGGTCACCCATGACCCCACCGGAGTGGCTCAGTACCACCAGGACAGTCCGCGCCTGGCCGAGTGGCTCGACCGCCTGGGCTTCTTCGACGTCTACGCCTCGCCCTGGTTCGGGGCCGTGTACCTGCTCCTGTTCATCTCCCTCATCGGCTGCATCGTGCCGCGCACGGCTGTGCACTTCCGCGCCCTGCGAGCCGCGCCGCCGAAGGTCCCCAGCCGTCTCTCGCGCTTCCCGGTGCGCCGTGAAGCCACCGTCGAGGGCTCACGGGAGACCGTGGAGGCCGGCCTCGTCACCGCGCTGCGCCGCGGCCCTCTGGGACTGCCGCGCTATCGCACCACGGTCAGCCCGGAGGGCATCAGCGCCGAGCGCGGCTATCTGCGCGAGACCGGCAACATCGTCTTCCACCTCTCCCTGGTGGCGCTGCTGGTGATCTTCGGCCTCGGTCAGGTCTTCTCCTACCGCGGCCAGGCGATCGTGATCGAGGGGCAGTCCTTCGCGAACTCCGTGGTGGACTATGACTCCTTCGAAGCCGGCCGGTTCTTCGATCCGAACAGCCTGGAGCCCTTCACCTTCACGCTGGAGGAGTTCCGCTCCGAGTTCACCCCGGACGCGCAGGCGCGCGACTTCGCCGCCGACCTCACCGTCTACGAACCTGACGGCAGTGTGCGCGAGGAGGTGCTCGAGGTGAACCACCCGGTGGGCGCTGCGGGGGCACGGGTCTACCTCTCCGGTAACGGCTACGCCCCCGTCATCACCGTGGAGGACGGCGCCGGCGAGGTCGCCTTCTCCGGCGCGGTGCCCTTCCTGCCGGAAGACTTCGTCTACACCTCGCGCGGCGTCATCAAGGTCCCCGACGTCTCCGCCGGCCAGGAGCAACTCGGCCTGACCGGAGCCCTGCTTCCGACCGCCGTCGTCGAGGAAGACGGATCCGGCGCCCGTTCCCTGCACCCCCAGCCCAACAACCCGCTGCTGGTGCTCACCCTCTGGGCCGGGGACCTCGGCCTGGACGCCGGGATCCCGCAGAACGTCTACGTCCTCGACACCGAGGACATGCGCCAGATCTACGAGCCCCAGCCCGATGGCGCCGCCGGATCGGCGGAGGACGGGCAACGGCCGGTGACCCTCTTCCTCGAGCCCGGGGCCACGGTGGAACTGCCCGAAGGGCTGGGCACCATCACCTGGGACGGGCTACCCCGTTTCGCTGCCCTCGACCTGCGCTACGACCCCACCATGCCCTACCTGCTCGCAGCAGCGATCCTGTCCATGGCCGGCCTCTTCGCCTCGCTCTTCACCGCGCGCCGCCGCCTGTGGGTGCGACTCGACGAGCAGGGCGGATGCGTCCAGGTCGAGGCCGCAGCCCTGGCCCGCGGTGACGACGCCGGCCTGGCCAAGGACCTTGACCGAGTCTTGCACGCTGTGGGCATCGAACCGCCTCACGACGAAAGGCACCAGCCATGA